In Nitrospira sp., a single genomic region encodes these proteins:
- a CDS encoding TonB-dependent receptor gives MRRLAPVHTCLHVCLAVSLSSVVAGSFSTASLHAEETPPMRVITGAVQNQDLRRVDQAIVQVRDQEGNVVTQGVTNQAGEFSLTVAEDGFFSISAVQDTYKSEYVVVKVGTEQPASVTLTLSMTQEIALEIVSPLPAIQSKASSTTYQLSRKEVELLPRGNNNEVHDVLMTIPGVAYGALKQTHIRQDHANQQFRIDGIPIPDTVTGAFADIVPPRAWERSDIILGGMEAQYGNKTALILDITSKSGTKPGFGSVQVFGGSNETVNPSFEYGGTIGEKARFYVLNSYLTTNRGIEPPTLGRPSYHNQSEKNNTYLRGDYQHDNRNNFSWIFLGSVAKYQIPTIPGLEANGDVLALLPAGFVPAASQSVNQFQKENNQYSQLVWRHDVNASNFFGLGFYFRRGVADFQTDALNALAYADDVDTAQTASQKRTAYSGGLRLDHTWVPNSQHLVKGGIQIDYSRADNSSQLFAFETSGGAPVGPVVSREASNTNIQTRQEFWLQDQWSPNEHWTLNLGLRGDAIQGFYNEGQASPRIGVTYKHNPSNVFHAYYGRLFTPPNIEQVAFVNLNTQNTTAAPDDPTGFRPRSERAHYFEVGSYHALNDYATLEVAGYYKLSRYLSDAGQFGSTPLMNFFAFEQGWQAGIDGALKVQVGENLTGRGNVSYGQCKGYGLQSGQFLLDQAEIDDINSAGGVFCDHSQFVTSNAVLSYRLWERTTISGQMLYGYGLRTSEVGAKTNSSHEPSYTVYNASITHVVPLPWENQKILLGFDLINLFNEQYFYNSGEGSIGLGIAHAGMPRSFFFRAQWFF, from the coding sequence ATGCGTCGCCTTGCACCCGTTCATACCTGTCTGCACGTCTGTCTGGCGGTCTCTCTATCGAGCGTCGTCGCAGGATCCTTTTCCACGGCGTCTCTACATGCGGAGGAGACGCCGCCCATGCGGGTCATCACCGGGGCGGTCCAAAATCAGGATTTGCGTCGGGTGGATCAGGCGATCGTGCAGGTTCGCGATCAAGAAGGGAACGTCGTGACGCAGGGCGTCACGAATCAGGCCGGCGAGTTTTCCCTGACGGTGGCTGAGGACGGCTTCTTTTCGATCAGCGCAGTGCAGGATACGTACAAGAGCGAGTATGTGGTGGTGAAGGTCGGAACCGAGCAACCCGCTTCGGTGACGCTTACCCTGTCGATGACGCAGGAAATCGCGCTAGAGATCGTGTCTCCGTTGCCGGCCATCCAGTCCAAGGCGTCCAGTACCACCTACCAATTGAGCCGGAAAGAGGTGGAGCTGCTGCCTCGCGGCAACAACAACGAGGTTCACGACGTGCTGATGACGATTCCCGGCGTCGCCTATGGAGCGTTGAAGCAAACGCACATCCGTCAGGACCATGCGAACCAGCAGTTCCGCATCGACGGCATTCCCATCCCCGACACGGTCACGGGGGCGTTCGCGGATATCGTACCCCCGCGTGCGTGGGAACGATCGGACATCATCCTGGGCGGCATGGAAGCGCAATATGGGAACAAGACCGCCCTCATTCTCGACATCACCAGCAAGAGCGGAACCAAACCGGGATTCGGATCCGTTCAAGTATTCGGCGGCTCCAACGAAACAGTGAACCCATCATTCGAATACGGAGGGACTATCGGCGAGAAAGCCAGGTTTTATGTCCTCAACAGCTATCTTACGACCAACCGGGGCATCGAGCCTCCGACATTGGGGCGGCCGAGCTACCACAATCAGAGCGAAAAGAATAACACCTATCTCCGCGGGGATTATCAGCACGATAATCGGAATAACTTCAGCTGGATTTTCCTCGGCTCCGTGGCGAAATACCAGATTCCGACGATACCGGGTCTCGAGGCCAACGGCGACGTGCTGGCGCTGCTGCCGGCCGGATTTGTCCCGGCGGCGTCGCAGTCCGTCAATCAGTTTCAGAAGGAGAATAATCAATACAGTCAGTTGGTATGGCGGCATGACGTGAACGCGAGCAATTTCTTCGGGCTGGGATTTTATTTCCGACGCGGTGTGGCGGACTTCCAGACCGATGCGTTGAACGCACTGGCCTATGCGGACGACGTCGATACGGCACAGACGGCCAGCCAGAAGCGCACGGCCTATTCTGGCGGCCTGCGCTTGGATCATACGTGGGTTCCCAATAGCCAGCATCTGGTGAAAGGTGGGATCCAGATCGACTACAGCCGGGCGGACAATTCGTCGCAGCTGTTCGCCTTCGAGACGAGCGGCGGCGCGCCGGTCGGGCCGGTCGTCTCCCGAGAAGCCTCTAACACCAACATTCAAACGAGGCAGGAGTTCTGGCTCCAGGATCAGTGGAGTCCGAATGAGCACTGGACGCTGAACTTGGGCCTGCGAGGTGATGCGATTCAGGGATTCTATAACGAAGGCCAGGCCAGCCCGCGTATCGGCGTCACGTACAAACACAATCCATCGAACGTGTTTCACGCCTACTACGGGCGGCTCTTCACGCCGCCGAACATTGAACAGGTCGCATTTGTGAATCTCAACACGCAAAACACCACGGCGGCACCGGACGATCCGACGGGGTTTCGCCCCCGATCGGAGCGCGCGCACTATTTTGAAGTGGGGAGTTATCACGCCCTCAACGACTATGCCACGCTGGAGGTGGCGGGGTACTACAAGCTCTCCCGATATCTGTCGGACGCAGGACAATTCGGCTCAACCCCCTTAATGAACTTTTTCGCGTTCGAGCAGGGATGGCAGGCCGGGATCGACGGGGCCTTGAAAGTGCAGGTCGGGGAGAACCTGACGGGGCGCGGGAACGTCTCCTATGGGCAGTGTAAAGGCTATGGATTGCAGTCGGGGCAGTTTCTGCTCGATCAGGCGGAGATCGACGACATCAACTCGGCAGGCGGCGTCTTCTGCGACCACTCCCAGTTCGTGACCAGCAACGCCGTGCTGAGCTATAGGCTGTGGGAACGGACGACGATCTCGGGACAGATGTTGTACGGCTACGGCCTGAGGACGTCCGAAGTGGGCGCGAAGACGAATTCCTCGCATGAGCCGTCGTACACCGTCTATAATGCATCGATCACCCACGTGGTTCCCTTGCCCTGGGAGAACCAAAAGATATTGCTGGGCTTCGATCTGATCAATCTGTTCAACGAGCAATATTTCTACAACTCGGGAGAAGGCAGCATCGGCCTC